CCGCCAAGAAATGGAAAAATAGGTATGTTTATTAGTTTTGAAGGTATTGATGCAAGTGGAAAATCAACTGTTATTAAATTATTTGCAAAATATTTAAAAATTAAATTTCCAGAAAAAGAAATTATAACAACCTTTGAGCCTGGTGGCAGTAATTTAAAAGAAGCATTAAAAATCCGTGAAATTTTGTTAGACAAAAATAATCAAATTAGTCCTTATGTCGAGATGCTTTTATTTGCAACTTCAAGGCGAATTCATCTTGAAAAATTGATATGACCGGCAATAAAATCAGGAAAAATTGTCCTTTGTGATCGTTATATTGATTCTTCTATTGCATATCAAGGTTTTGGAAACGAGCTTGGTGTTGACTTGGTTAGTAATTTAAATCGTTTAATTTCTGAAAATACATTTCCAGATTTAACATTTTTTTTAGATATTAAAATTGCAAAATCCTTTGAAAGAATGGGCATTTTTCGAGGGGATAGACGTGACCGACTTGAAAATCGAGGTGAAGAATTTTATAAAAAAGTAATTGAAGGTTATAAATTTTTAGAAAAAAACAATAAAAACTTTTTTAAAATTGATGGAAACGGAAGTTACGATGATGTTTTAATGGTTATAATTAAACTTTTTGAGAAATATTATGCTAATTGACAAAAATAATTGAACAACTTTTCTTAATAATTTAGATAAAATCGAACAAGCTCCTCATGCCATTTTATTAATTTCAAATTATACAAATTTGTTAGAAAATAAAATTAAGGAATTTTTAAATAATTTTAATCATAAATATGAAATTTTTTTATATGATATTTTAGATAAAAATCTTTCAAAACAGGAATTTATACAGGAGGTTAATAAATTATATTTTAGCAGTTTTAGCAACTATCAAACAAAAATTTTTATACTAAAAAATATTGAAAACGCACATATATCATTATTAAATGCATTTTTAAAAATTCTTGAAGATCCGCCTAATTCAACTTATT
The sequence above is a segment of the Mesomycoplasma flocculare ATCC 27399 genome. Coding sequences within it:
- the tmk gene encoding dTMP kinase, which produces MFISFEGIDASGKSTVIKLFAKYLKIKFPEKEIITTFEPGGSNLKEALKIREILLDKNNQISPYVEMLLFATSRRIHLEKLIWPAIKSGKIVLCDRYIDSSIAYQGFGNELGVDLVSNLNRLISENTFPDLTFFLDIKIAKSFERMGIFRGDRRDRLENRGEEFYKKVIEGYKFLEKNNKNFFKIDGNGSYDDVLMVIIKLFEKYYANWQK